The following coding sequences are from one uncultured Desulfobacter sp. window:
- a CDS encoding FAD-dependent oxidoreductase: MTQYFQAIVVGAGPAGSSAALAMARAGLDVALLERGNFPGEKNMFGGLLHRMSSLEAYIPEFWAKAPVERHVNQKNLTFMTAESTVNVQLESGNFDRAPYNGYTVLRPKFDKWLAAQAVEAGVTLIPRAMVDEVIMEQGQVKGVSVLGRTGKLCAPLVIAADGVLSFIAAKAGLRRGSFKPDQMAVGVKALYDLPKQVIDDRFGLTRDQGCANEFVGCTSGIRGGGCLYTNYDSVSLGLVVHIGSLKKGKKTPCDLLNEFADHPQLSKKLKGGRLMEYSAHVIPEGGYDMVPQLAGNGILVAGDAAAFCNVTGMHLEGVNFASHSGILAARAAIAAHKAQDFSEQKLQRYIKLLDNSFVLQDLKKFKHAPKMLHNDRIFNEYPDLACRLMESVYRIDGKPKKGVGTLALDAVKKTTGVKNIARDIFTAWRAL, from the coding sequence ATGACACAATATTTTCAAGCCATTGTGGTGGGGGCCGGCCCTGCCGGTTCTTCGGCGGCTTTGGCCATGGCCCGGGCCGGACTTGATGTCGCGCTGCTGGAACGGGGCAATTTCCCCGGTGAAAAAAATATGTTCGGCGGTCTGCTGCACCGGATGTCCTCCCTTGAAGCGTATATCCCAGAGTTTTGGGCCAAGGCGCCCGTTGAACGCCACGTGAATCAAAAGAATCTGACCTTCATGACAGCGGAGTCCACGGTGAATGTGCAGCTGGAGTCCGGCAATTTTGACCGGGCTCCGTACAACGGATATACTGTTTTGCGCCCTAAATTTGACAAGTGGCTGGCCGCACAGGCTGTGGAAGCCGGGGTGACCCTGATTCCCCGGGCCATGGTGGATGAAGTGATCATGGAGCAGGGACAGGTAAAAGGGGTTTCGGTGCTCGGCCGGACGGGCAAACTTTGTGCCCCCCTGGTCATTGCCGCAGACGGGGTGCTCTCGTTTATCGCTGCAAAGGCAGGACTCAGGCGGGGTAGCTTCAAGCCGGATCAGATGGCTGTGGGTGTCAAGGCGTTGTACGATCTGCCCAAGCAGGTCATTGATGACCGCTTCGGGCTCACCCGGGATCAAGGCTGCGCCAATGAATTTGTTGGCTGTACCAGTGGCATACGGGGCGGCGGGTGTCTTTACACCAACTATGACTCTGTGTCATTGGGGCTTGTGGTTCATATCGGCAGCCTGAAAAAAGGCAAGAAAACCCCCTGTGATCTTTTAAATGAGTTTGCCGACCATCCCCAGCTGAGCAAAAAGCTCAAAGGCGGGCGGCTCATGGAGTATTCTGCCCATGTCATCCCTGAAGGGGGATATGACATGGTTCCCCAGCTGGCAGGCAACGGTATTCTTGTGGCCGGCGATGCCGCAGCGTTTTGTAATGTGACCGGCATGCATCTGGAAGGTGTTAATTTCGCTTCCCATTCCGGCATTCTGGCTGCACGGGCGGCCATTGCCGCACACAAGGCCCAGGATTTCAGCGAGCAGAAGTTGCAGCGTTACATCAAGCTGCTTGACAACAGTTTTGTGCTGCAGGATTTAAAAAAATTCAAACACGCGCCTAAAATGCTTCACAATGACAGAATCTTTAATGAATATCCGGACCTTGCCTGCCGTCTGATGGAAAGCGTCTATCGCATTGACGGCAAGCCCAAAAAGGGCGTTGGCACACTTGCCCTGGATGCCGTTAAAAAGACCACGGGCGTGAAAAACATTGCCCGGGATATTTTCACCGCCTGGAGAGCCCTATGA
- a CDS encoding electron transfer flavoprotein subunit alpha/FixB family protein, with protein MITCDDLFIVTELPDGMPDRTGQGLLAYGARLGKILDVNFGALVFSGIEQQAQQVFSGFGVPKVTLLKNADQYLDAPQLLGFSIARFAAEKKGGIIAFAHNDLGCTLAPLIAAQLDAAIVTEVNAVHRDDQGVHLSRAVMGRQIDETRIWQPNGFLVITVPVKSLSPVNLSSEGATPLQIDEYLAPADLIAQTDLQNKCSVIVERIQSDPQTVDLTDAEVIFCAGKGCEKSDFEQLDELCRLLGTSLGVTRPVYDLGWADFNRMIGQTGRRVTPRLYISFGVSGSMHHVGGIQDADHIVAIDHDAKAPIFPNADQGYVVDVKELLPQLLKKVRAAKGGNL; from the coding sequence ATGATAACATGCGATGATTTGTTTATTGTAACAGAACTGCCCGATGGGATGCCAGACAGAACGGGGCAGGGGCTTTTAGCCTATGGTGCAAGACTTGGAAAAATCCTTGATGTCAACTTTGGTGCCCTTGTATTCTCTGGGATTGAGCAGCAGGCCCAGCAGGTGTTTTCCGGCTTTGGCGTGCCGAAAGTGACCCTCCTCAAAAATGCGGATCAGTATCTTGATGCCCCCCAGTTACTGGGTTTTTCCATTGCCCGGTTTGCAGCTGAAAAAAAGGGGGGCATCATTGCCTTTGCCCACAATGATCTGGGCTGCACCCTGGCCCCTTTGATTGCAGCGCAGCTTGATGCGGCAATTGTTACCGAGGTCAATGCGGTCCACCGCGATGATCAGGGCGTGCATCTGAGCCGCGCCGTGATGGGCCGGCAAATTGATGAGACCCGGATCTGGCAGCCTAACGGCTTTCTGGTCATCACCGTGCCGGTCAAATCCCTGAGCCCGGTCAACCTCTCCTCGGAGGGTGCAACGCCGCTACAAATAGATGAGTACCTTGCGCCTGCTGACCTGATTGCGCAGACAGATCTTCAAAACAAATGTTCCGTCATTGTGGAAAGAATTCAGTCTGATCCCCAGACCGTTGATTTAACCGATGCCGAGGTGATTTTTTGTGCCGGAAAAGGGTGTGAAAAATCAGATTTTGAGCAGCTTGATGAGCTGTGCCGGCTGCTGGGCACCTCCCTTGGGGTGACCCGGCCCGTGTATGATCTGGGCTGGGCTGATTTTAACAGGATGATCGGTCAGACCGGCAGGCGCGTTACGCCAAGGCTCTACATCAGTTTCGGGGTCTCGGGCTCCATGCACCATGTGGGGGGCATCCAGGACGCGGATCACATCGTAGCCATTGATCATGATGCCAAGGCGCCCATCTTTCCCAATGCCGACCAGGGGTATGTTGTGGATGTAAAAGAACTTTTACCCCAACTGCTTAAAAAGGTGCGCGCAGCCAAGGGGGGAAATTTATGA
- a CDS encoding mycofactocin system FadH/OYE family oxidoreductase 2, with amino-acid sequence MSTFNKLFSPITLGHVEVKNRISFQPHLTNFAVNNMPSERQMYYWGERAKGGAGLIITEEMSVHPTDMAYDRLIDVYDPRVIDGFKKITDHIHQYDCRIFAQINHNGQQCDGSNSRLPVWAPSPMPDVLFRETPKEMEHEDIDEVARYFAQSARHVREGGFDGVEIQFGHSSLARQFLSPLTNFRQDAFGGSLENRMRAPLMFVDAVRRAVGSDFTIGIRMCADEMIPGGLNLENVQEIGGLFEQSGLIDFMDLSIATFYNLYLVEGTMHMPLGYTIPLAAGMREKVKLPVFCTGRINDPVMAEKVLEAGQADMIGMCRGLICDPFLPKKAQTGRLDDIRHCIADNQGCIGRIGMNKTLGCIQNPSVGREKELGGETGTTPAAVKKKVMIVGAGPAGMWAAKTAAGRGHDVTLYERSDRVGGQINIAMKGAGRDEVGVIIRNEKSWLEKNGVHLCLGVSVTPELVAEEQPDAVIVATGSVPKEHPVGGADGPAVFNVWQVLNGEADLGDNICFIDYDGHHRATATAELLADQGKTVHMITSSLFIGAELGPTQDLYLTRQRLLQKGVTFTPDIAVMEVGGEKGEKIIKGFNVYSNEWQEWGPYDTLVLAMGQQVDDSLYHALKGKVAELHRIGDCVAPRKLDMAIWEGHKVGSQL; translated from the coding sequence ATGTCAACCTTTAATAAGCTGTTCTCACCCATTACCTTGGGACATGTAGAGGTTAAAAACCGTATCTCCTTTCAACCCCATCTGACCAATTTTGCGGTCAACAACATGCCCAGCGAACGTCAAATGTACTACTGGGGAGAGCGGGCCAAGGGGGGCGCCGGACTGATCATCACCGAGGAGATGAGTGTTCATCCCACGGATATGGCCTATGATAGGCTCATCGATGTCTATGATCCCCGGGTGATAGACGGATTTAAAAAAATCACCGATCACATACACCAGTACGACTGCCGCATTTTTGCCCAGATCAACCACAATGGCCAGCAATGTGACGGGTCCAACTCCAGGCTCCCGGTCTGGGCACCCAGCCCCATGCCCGATGTGCTCTTCCGGGAGACGCCCAAGGAGATGGAGCACGAAGATATTGATGAGGTGGCCCGGTATTTTGCCCAGAGCGCCCGTCACGTTCGCGAGGGGGGCTTTGACGGCGTGGAGATTCAGTTCGGCCACTCCAGCCTGGCCCGGCAGTTTTTGTCTCCCTTGACCAATTTCAGGCAGGATGCGTTCGGTGGAAGTCTGGAGAACCGTATGCGGGCACCGCTGATGTTTGTGGATGCGGTCCGCCGGGCCGTGGGCAGCGATTTCACCATCGGGATACGGATGTGCGCAGATGAAATGATCCCGGGGGGCCTGAACCTTGAAAATGTCCAGGAGATCGGGGGCCTTTTTGAGCAAAGCGGCCTCATTGATTTCATGGATCTCTCCATTGCCACTTTTTATAATCTCTACCTGGTGGAAGGCACCATGCACATGCCCCTGGGCTATACCATCCCGCTGGCCGCAGGCATGCGCGAGAAGGTGAAGCTGCCCGTCTTTTGCACCGGCCGCATCAATGATCCGGTGATGGCGGAAAAAGTGCTTGAGGCCGGGCAGGCCGATATGATCGGCATGTGCCGCGGGCTTATCTGCGACCCCTTTTTGCCGAAAAAAGCACAAACCGGCCGGCTTGATGATATCCGGCACTGCATTGCCGACAACCAGGGCTGCATCGGGCGTATCGGCATGAACAAAACCCTCGGCTGTATCCAAAATCCCAGCGTTGGCCGGGAAAAAGAGCTGGGCGGTGAGACCGGTACCACCCCGGCTGCGGTAAAAAAGAAGGTGATGATTGTTGGCGCAGGGCCTGCCGGCATGTGGGCCGCCAAGACAGCTGCCGGACGCGGGCATGACGTGACCCTTTACGAGCGCTCCGATCGTGTGGGCGGCCAGATCAACATTGCCATGAAAGGTGCCGGCAGAGATGAGGTCGGCGTCATTATCCGCAATGAGAAAAGCTGGCTGGAAAAAAACGGGGTTCACCTTTGTTTAGGCGTCAGTGTCACACCCGAACTTGTGGCTGAAGAGCAGCCCGATGCGGTGATTGTGGCCACCGGCAGCGTACCCAAGGAACATCCGGTGGGCGGTGCCGACGGCCCGGCCGTGTTTAATGTCTGGCAGGTGCTCAATGGCGAAGCCGACCTTGGCGACAATATCTGTTTTATCGACTATGACGGCCACCACCGGGCAACGGCCACTGCTGAATTGCTGGCGGACCAGGGCAAGACGGTGCATATGATCACTTCCAGCCTGTTTATCGGTGCCGAACTAGGACCAACCCAGGATCTCTATCTGACCCGCCAACGCCTGTTGCAAAAGGGCGTCACCTTCACCCCGGATATTGCGGTCATGGAAGTCGGCGGAGAAAAGGGAGAAAAGATCATCAAAGGGTTCAATGTCTATTCCAACGAATGGCAGGAGTGGGGACCCTATGACACCCTGGTGCTTGCCATGGGCCAGCAGGTGGATGATTCGCTTTACCATGCGTTGAAAGGCAAGGTTGCCGAACTGCACAGGATCGGGGACTGCGTGGCACCGCGCAAACTTGATATGGCCATCTGGGAAGGGCATAAGGTTGGAAGTCAGCTATGA
- the mftC gene encoding mycofactocin radical SAM maturase (MftC is a radical SAM/SPASM enzyme that catalyzes the first two steps in biosynthesis of the electron carrier mycofactocin from the terminal Val-Tyr dipeptide of the precursor peptide MftA.) yields MSNRYVEQGLTAPVNLTWEVTQQCNLRCSHCLSASGRPAENELTTGQAFDLIDQLSAATVFQINFGGGEPFIRPDFYQILEKCHEKNIMTCISTNGLLLDDDKVAALAQQSDLVSIQVSIDGATPATCDAIRGKGTFEGAIQAVKLLAATPIATSINTVLTAQNADQIPELHRLAESLGVSFRASRFRPSGRGQENWDELRPTACQLITFSDWLSGRPDVRTGDSFFSLTAQERQGLGLNLCGAAKLTCCVGPTGDVFPCAFLQSERFYAGSIRQSAFIDIWDNAEIFKSFRSLRIHSCEDCKRFDQCHGGCPAVAYHLKNEIAGGDPECLERCVTAIADDM; encoded by the coding sequence ATGAGCAATAGATATGTTGAGCAGGGCCTCACTGCCCCTGTCAACCTGACCTGGGAGGTGACCCAGCAGTGCAACCTGCGGTGCAGCCATTGCCTGTCGGCCTCCGGACGTCCTGCTGAAAACGAATTGACCACCGGGCAGGCCTTTGATCTGATCGATCAACTCAGTGCCGCCACTGTATTCCAGATCAATTTTGGCGGTGGCGAACCCTTTATCCGGCCTGATTTTTACCAGATCCTGGAGAAGTGCCACGAAAAAAATATCATGACCTGTATCTCCACCAACGGTCTGCTGCTGGACGATGACAAGGTTGCCGCCCTGGCCCAACAAAGCGATCTGGTCTCCATCCAGGTCAGCATTGACGGCGCAACTCCTGCCACCTGTGATGCCATACGGGGAAAAGGCACCTTTGAGGGCGCGATCCAGGCGGTTAAACTGCTGGCCGCAACACCCATCGCCACCAGTATCAATACGGTGCTCACCGCCCAGAATGCCGATCAAATCCCGGAACTGCACCGGCTGGCAGAATCTCTGGGCGTCTCATTTCGGGCCAGCCGGTTTCGGCCCTCGGGCCGGGGCCAGGAGAACTGGGACGAATTGAGACCCACAGCCTGCCAGTTGATCACATTTTCCGACTGGTTGAGCGGCCGCCCCGATGTGCGAACCGGTGACAGTTTTTTCTCTTTGACTGCCCAGGAACGGCAGGGACTTGGGTTAAATCTGTGCGGGGCAGCCAAACTGACATGCTGCGTCGGTCCCACAGGCGATGTGTTCCCCTGTGCTTTTCTGCAAAGTGAGCGGTTTTATGCAGGCTCCATACGGCAATCCGCCTTTATTGACATTTGGGACAATGCAGAAATTTTTAAATCCTTTCGCAGTCTTCGGATTCACTCCTGCGAGGATTGCAAACGCTTTGACCAGTGTCACGGCGGGTGCCCGGCCGTTGCCTACCATTTGAAAAATGAGATCGCCGGTGGTGACCCCGAATGCCTTGAGCGCTGCGTGACGGCCATTGCCGATGACATGTAA
- the mftB gene encoding mycofactocin biosynthesis chaperone MftB (MftB, a small protein, is a peptide chaperone that assists the radical SAM enzyme MftC in performing two modifications to the C-terminal Val-Tyr dipeptide of the mycofactocin precursor peptide, MftA. MftB's role is analogous to the role of PqqD in the biosynthesis of PQQ, a cofactor that derives entirely from a Tyr and a Glu in the precursor PqqA.) produces the protein MAEPAVVLRPTSQVRKEQFGLLFYSSLGPKLLFAETGAALSCEFFSSDSVQKEVLASLPDDQRTIVLTFLRQLVKKGFAYEQ, from the coding sequence ATGGCAGAACCTGCCGTTGTGTTACGCCCGACCAGCCAGGTGAGAAAAGAGCAGTTTGGGCTGCTATTTTACAGTTCCTTGGGGCCAAAACTTCTTTTTGCAGAAACCGGCGCGGCATTGAGCTGCGAATTTTTCAGCTCGGATTCTGTTCAAAAAGAGGTGCTTGCATCATTGCCTGACGATCAAAGGACAATTGTTCTTACCTTTCTCAGGCAGCTTGTGAAAAAGGGGTTTGCATATGAGCAATAG
- the mftA gene encoding variant-type mycofactocin precursor, producing MEKTAYQEKKSTEPTVKSDSETVENTQDAPCIIDEIRIEELAIDGICGVY from the coding sequence ATGGAAAAGACAGCATACCAGGAAAAAAAGAGTACAGAACCAACAGTAAAGAGTGACAGCGAGACCGTGGAGAACACCCAGGATGCTCCCTGCATCATCGATGAAATCAGGATTGAAGAACTTGCCATCGACGGGATTTGCGGGGTCTATTAA
- a CDS encoding alcohol dehydrogenase catalytic domain-containing protein, translated as MKIKAAVLREPGMKYSIETLELDPPKENEVLIKYTHTGYCHSDLHMLKGEVPVKMPMVAGHEGAGIVEAVGPGVTSVQKGDHVGVTWMVPCGHCPNCRRGKGNICTTSFNYFLEGFLLDGTARMKDSSGGVVRHGNFVSCFSTHSVVPERAVIPMPKEFPLEQAALMGCCVPTGWGSVFNSAAFPPGAPVAVYCLGGVGLNVLRAAALRHAYPLIAVDIEGSKRDIAMEFGATHFIDSSKEDPVPAIQLLTGGVKMPDGTIMGGGAEYVFEVKGDPGAIIQAYWSTSIGGELIVIGVSPHDQTTNLPLMLLPLHQKIIKGNLYGSISTHDDIPRLVNMAMQHDLKLDKLITERFKLEDINDVAEAMDKRQIKGRWICDID; from the coding sequence ATGAAGATCAAAGCTGCTGTTTTACGGGAACCCGGTATGAAATATTCCATTGAAACATTGGAACTGGACCCGCCCAAAGAAAACGAGGTGCTGATAAAGTATACCCATACCGGATACTGTCATTCCGATTTGCATATGCTCAAAGGTGAAGTTCCCGTCAAGATGCCGATGGTCGCAGGGCACGAAGGCGCAGGCATTGTTGAAGCGGTTGGCCCGGGCGTCACCTCAGTGCAAAAGGGTGATCATGTCGGCGTTACCTGGATGGTGCCCTGTGGTCACTGCCCCAATTGCCGCCGGGGCAAAGGCAATATCTGCACCACCAGTTTCAATTATTTTCTGGAAGGTTTTCTGCTTGACGGCACTGCCCGCATGAAAGATTCCAGCGGCGGCGTGGTCCGGCACGGCAATTTTGTCTCCTGTTTCTCAACCCACTCGGTGGTTCCCGAGCGGGCGGTCATTCCCATGCCCAAAGAATTCCCCCTGGAACAGGCCGCGCTGATGGGGTGCTGCGTGCCCACGGGCTGGGGCTCTGTGTTTAATTCCGCAGCCTTTCCTCCTGGTGCCCCTGTGGCGGTTTATTGCCTTGGCGGTGTCGGTCTCAATGTTTTGCGGGCCGCAGCCCTGCGCCATGCTTATCCCTTGATCGCCGTTGATATTGAAGGCAGCAAGCGGGACATTGCCATGGAATTTGGCGCCACCCATTTTATCGACAGCTCCAAGGAAGATCCGGTGCCGGCCATTCAGCTGCTCACCGGCGGCGTAAAAATGCCTGATGGAACCATCATGGGCGGCGGTGCGGAATATGTGTTCGAAGTAAAGGGCGATCCCGGCGCAATCATCCAGGCCTACTGGTCCACAAGTATCGGTGGTGAGCTGATTGTTATCGGTGTTTCCCCCCACGACCAGACCACCAATCTGCCCCTGATGCTGCTGCCCCTGCACCAGAAAATCATCAAGGGAAATCTCTATGGGTCAATTTCCACCCACGATGATATCCCCCGCCTGGTCAACATGGCCATGCAGCATGATCTCAAGCTGGACAAGCTGATCACCGAGAGATTTAAACTCGAAGATATTAATGATGTGGCCGAGGCCATGGACAAACGGCAGATTAAGGGCCGCTGGATCTGTGATATCGACTAG
- a CDS encoding alcohol dehydrogenase catalytic domain-containing protein: MKIKGAVLREPGMKYSIETLELDPPKENEVLVKYTHTGYCHSDLHLLKGEIPIKMPLVAGHEGAGVVEAVGPGVTSVQKGDHVGVTWMVPCGHCPNCRRGKGNICTTSFSYFLEGMLLDGTSRMRDARGDVVRHGNFVSCFSTHSVVPERAVIPMPKEFPLEQAALMGCCVPTGWGSVFNTAAFPPGAPVAVYCLGGVGLNILRAAAMRHAYPLIAVDIEGSKRELAMEFGATHFIDSSKEDPVPAIQLLTGGMKMDDGTIMGGGAEYVFEAKGDPGSIIQAYWSTSIGGELIVLGITPHDQTTDLSLMLLPLHQKTIKGNLYGAISTHDDIPRLVKMAMNHDLKLDKLITDKFKLEDINDVAEAMDKRQIKGRWICEID; encoded by the coding sequence ATGAAGATCAAAGGCGCTGTTCTACGGGAACCCGGTATGAAATATTCCATTGAGACGCTGGAGCTTGATCCGCCCAAGGAAAACGAGGTCCTGGTCAAGTATACCCACACCGGGTATTGTCACTCTGATCTGCATTTGTTGAAAGGCGAAATTCCCATCAAGATGCCTTTGGTCGCCGGCCACGAAGGGGCTGGCGTTGTTGAAGCTGTGGGGCCGGGCGTCACTTCCGTGCAAAAGGGCGATCATGTCGGCGTCACCTGGATGGTGCCCTGCGGCCACTGCCCCAATTGCCGCAGGGGTAAAGGCAATATCTGCACCACAAGCTTCAGTTATTTTCTGGAGGGCATGTTGCTTGACGGCACCTCACGCATGAGAGATGCCAGGGGCGATGTGGTTCGACACGGCAATTTTGTCTCCTGTTTTTCAACCCACTCCGTGGTTCCCGAACGGGCAGTCATTCCCATGCCCAAGGAATTTCCCCTGGAGCAGGCTGCGCTCATGGGGTGCTGCGTGCCCACCGGCTGGGGTTCTGTATTTAACACCGCAGCCTTTCCTCCCGGAGCGCCTGTGGCCGTCTACTGCCTTGGCGGCGTCGGACTAAATATTTTGCGGGCCGCAGCCATGCGCCATGCCTATCCGTTGATCGCCGTTGATATTGAAGGCAGCAAACGCGAACTTGCCATGGAGTTCGGTGCCACCCATTTCATTGACAGCTCCAAGGAAGATCCGGTGCCGGCCATTCAGCTGCTCACCGGCGGCATGAAAATGGACGACGGAACGATCATGGGCGGCGGGGCGGAATATGTATTTGAGGCCAAAGGCGATCCCGGTTCCATCATCCAGGCCTACTGGTCCACAAGTATCGGCGGTGAGCTGATTGTTCTGGGCATCACTCCCCACGACCAGACCACGGATTTATCCTTGATGCTGCTGCCGCTGCATCAGAAAACCATCAAGGGGAACCTCTATGGTGCCATCTCCACCCATGATGATATCCCCCGTCTGGTTAAAATGGCCATGAACCATGATCTCAAGCTGGACAAGCTGATCACGGACAAATTTAAACTCGAAGATATCAATGACGTGGCCGAAGCCATGGACAAACGGCAGATCAAAGGCCGGTGGATCTGTGAAATAGATTAG
- a CDS encoding radical SAM protein: MNPEQTLDRLTRYGVVPANRLIVAITRHCNLTCSHCWVECSPASRLKHVDAALIKETISLWVEAGINTLCISGGEPLTHPRWQEILTHCAQFPTIHHLRLQTNGTLLTPKIVATLADPVFDCLHLQISVDGAQADTHDRVRGKGNFEKTMNGLRLLSDAGLASRTTVSFTEMRHNFEDLPQLFVMMEKLNIGRVVSGTLIQGGGRALTGTLGLPSPEQYAALIERFTHDEQFRSVYEPIGNTSCLEWYTSRHETSAHHCANCMESPYISQEGTLFPCGLLSVTDYGIEGVWNCPVDRIADKAETIWAGLNKLSRERSENIEACATCSGRLHCQSGCMARPARQTDNFFEEVEDRCRLRKQVYAYPDLPDL; encoded by the coding sequence ATGAATCCGGAACAGACCCTTGACAGGCTCACTCGATATGGTGTGGTGCCCGCAAACAGACTGATTGTTGCCATTACCCGTCACTGCAATTTAACATGCAGCCATTGCTGGGTGGAGTGCAGCCCGGCATCCCGCCTGAAACATGTGGATGCAGCACTTATCAAAGAGACCATCTCCTTGTGGGTTGAGGCCGGGATAAACACCCTCTGCATTTCAGGCGGCGAGCCGCTCACCCACCCCAGGTGGCAGGAAATTCTCACCCATTGCGCACAATTTCCCACCATCCACCACCTGCGCCTGCAGACCAATGGAACGCTGCTGACGCCAAAAATCGTGGCCACCCTTGCTGATCCCGTATTTGACTGCCTTCATCTGCAAATCAGCGTTGATGGGGCACAAGCTGACACCCACGACCGTGTCAGGGGGAAAGGAAACTTTGAAAAAACCATGAACGGCCTGCGACTGCTTTCAGATGCCGGCTTAGCCTCGCGCACAACCGTCTCGTTTACGGAGATGAGGCACAATTTTGAAGACCTGCCCCAGCTGTTTGTGATGATGGAAAAACTGAACATCGGCCGTGTGGTGAGCGGCACCCTGATCCAGGGGGGGGGGCGGGCATTGACCGGCACACTGGGCCTTCCCAGTCCGGAACAATATGCAGCGCTCATCGAACGCTTCACACATGATGAACAGTTCCGCAGCGTCTATGAACCAATCGGCAACACCTCCTGCCTGGAATGGTACACATCCCGCCATGAAACTTCGGCACACCATTGCGCCAACTGCATGGAATCGCCCTATATTTCCCAGGAAGGAACGCTTTTTCCCTGCGGGCTTTTGTCTGTCACCGATTACGGCATCGAAGGGGTGTGGAATTGTCCGGTGGATCGTATTGCCGATAAGGCCGAAACTATATGGGCGGGTTTGAATAAGTTGAGCAGAGAGCGCTCCGAGAACATTGAAGCCTGTGCGACCTGTTCGGGGCGTCTGCATTGCCAAAGCGGATGCATGGCCAGGCCTGCACGGCAAACCGATAATTTTTTTGAAGAAGTGGAGGACCGATGCCGACTCCGAAAGCAGGTCTATGCATACCCCGACCTGCCGGATCTTTGA
- a CDS encoding transporter, with protein MKKIICFGNAYAQKWSKSVRAISGFMLLLAVIVCPLSGAFAAESGGSAYLGGNEDFMCGAFPGPGFYSIVYAFHYTADESMDGNGNKKAGDFDLDVTGAAFRFIYVSDMKLFGADVGWHVIIPVFNSQVDIDPPGIHDDTTGLGDIEISAVTLGWHPSKNLHFIGSLDVWLPVGEYDVNDAASPSRNYWTVAPIAVGTYISDSGFEFSAKLQYLMNSENSDTDYTTGNEFICDYLIGQHLGNWMFGVNGVFYLQTTDDESSGNDVGNRGKAFSIGPALQYNYKNMFFNVKVQFDTDVENRPKGEKYWFKFMYAF; from the coding sequence ATGAAGAAAATTATCTGTTTTGGGAATGCCTATGCCCAAAAGTGGTCAAAGTCGGTTAGGGCAATTTCCGGTTTCATGCTTTTGCTGGCTGTGATCGTTTGTCCGCTTTCGGGCGCATTTGCCGCTGAAAGCGGGGGGTCTGCCTATCTCGGGGGTAACGAGGATTTCATGTGCGGGGCATTCCCCGGCCCGGGGTTTTACTCAATTGTTTACGCGTTCCATTACACCGCAGATGAATCTATGGACGGTAACGGCAACAAAAAGGCTGGGGATTTTGACCTTGATGTCACCGGGGCGGCTTTTCGCTTTATTTATGTCTCCGACATGAAGCTGTTCGGCGCCGATGTGGGCTGGCACGTCATTATCCCTGTTTTTAATTCTCAGGTTGATATTGACCCGCCCGGTATTCATGACGACACAACCGGACTCGGGGATATTGAAATCTCCGCAGTCACCCTTGGCTGGCATCCGAGTAAAAATCTTCACTTTATCGGCTCCCTGGACGTTTGGCTGCCTGTGGGAGAGTATGATGTTAATGACGCGGCAAGTCCCAGCCGTAACTACTGGACGGTGGCTCCTATTGCTGTGGGCACCTATATCAGTGACTCGGGATTTGAATTTTCGGCAAAACTGCAGTATCTGATGAATTCTGAAAATTCAGACACCGACTACACCACAGGCAATGAATTTATCTGTGATTACCTGATTGGACAGCACCTGGGCAACTGGATGTTCGGTGTTAACGGGGTGTTTTATCTTCAGACCACGGATGACGAGAGTTCGGGAAATGATGTCGGCAACAGGGGCAAAGCATTCTCCATTGGTCCCGCCCTCCAGTACAACTACAAAAATATGTTTTTCAATGTGAAGGTTCAGTTTGACACCGACGTTGAGAACAGACCCAAAGGCGAAAAATACTGGTTTAAATTCATGTATGCCTTCTAA